The following DNA comes from Camelina sativa cultivar DH55 chromosome 14, Cs, whole genome shotgun sequence.
ATGCATGACTTATAAGCCAAATCCCATGCAAAAAGTCTAATCTCCTCCTAATTTTGTTGACAAATATTTATatgagtaaaacaaaaaaaaagacgaagGATTCATGATCTTGCTAAaccaattaaaataaacaatttatatCCCTCTATTTAGGGGTGggcgttcggtttttcggtttggtttcggtttagttttttcggtttacagtttttttggttttataaaaattgaatcatATAGAAATCATATGTAATTCGGTTTAGTTACGGTTCGATTTTTTCGATTtacggttttttcggtttactcaaattgaaaccatataaaaaccatacgtataacggtttggtttggtttcggtttcgTCCTGGTTTTTAACGGTTATtccatactttaaaaaatagatagttgatacataactaaaaaataagcataaaagtaaaatctaaacataattcaaaaaaataaaatccaaatatagttttgtaaacccaaatacttaattgaaatttaaacttttaaaaactaaaggctattgaaaaagaaaaccagaaaaaaaaactaaaaaaaaacttggagatCATAATTATaagcccaataaagaaaaaaattattaatattgttatacaatataaatttataagttgaagaaactaattatatctaattatctaaaatttttataaaaaactaaaaaaaccattcggttttatggtttttaaccagaccaaacctaaactaaatggttaattaaaataaaaaccaaacggATTTTTAGACTTAACCATAACTAAGCCAAACCATTTatttcggtttagttcggttcggtttttttgtCCACCTCTACTCTATTACATACGTACgtagtatatattaatttaatggattatttataagattttgataattaattagttaGATTTTATACCGACAAACTATCTCACAGTAAGATTGAttctatattaaattattcatcttttttagTAGTTATTCATTACATTTGCCAAGGAGAATTACTTTtaagaactgttttttttttatctacaattgaaataatatttagtCCTTTATGAAAGCGTAAGAGAAGCTTGTTGATTTTATTGGTGTATGTGACCAGGCTTGGCTAATATAGTACGTATTTtccagtttaattttttttggtaaattgattcaattagaaaatatatacatatttggacaTCAGAAtacaaaatgatataaattagtttctctattttaaaataatttagctccatttttcttgtttcatgGAGGTATTACATAGCGTCATATGGACACTTTGAAAAGTCAATGGTAAAATAGTAGTTTTTAGTAGAAGTAGAAAATATCTTCGAAATATTCTACCGACACAATACAAATTATGTCTTGAACACTTCTACTATTACGAGGATATACATATATGACTATCTTCAATACAAATATCTCTTATACGAAATTTCAAGTGTGTTTCATTAAAAGTAATATATGATCAAGTGTATTACGagaaaatatgttattaattgCGAgtcttttaacaaaagaaacaaaaaaaacgttatcaatgaaaacaaaagaagatatgaaaCAATTGTGTTACAAATGgtctattaattattttattttttatctttgtcgagaaaaaaaaaacttattctattttttggaaatggaaactaaaataaacataaaaaatggtGACATcagtaacaatttttttctggCGGGTAAAAGAACAGTAACACTTAATTCCATCTTGGTCGTTATATATGTGCACTAAACCTTAACAACATACGAGAAATCTTTGATCTTTCGCATCAACAATAGCAAACATGCTTCCCCAGCTCCGAACCCACGTGGTGGCACCATCTTCTACTTTTCAAGAATTTACAGTAGGAGATCTAGCATCCACGATTATCACCATTTCACCACAAGTTTTGTTCACGGTATTGatatttcaataaataaaaatttactaataaGAAAGAGACAACGAAGTATAACAaacatttacttttaaaatttcatcTAGATTTGTCTTTTGCTAGTAAAGTAGTCACTAGTCAGGTCCGATACAGTATGAACTGTGAACCTGACAGGGGAAGGTGGTCCGTCAATACACAAGAAAATGCTAGGGTAATAAATTATTTCGTCGATCGTTTTGTATAAAGAAATATCAATAGCAGTAAATTATAGTAACACGTACATACATGCgttatttattcaaattatacaATACTCTCGACTCGTACAATTTGTATATCagaatgaccaaaaaaaattgtataacaaATAATCATGTAAATGTAATTCAAAACTCAGGTCAATGTTTTTTCACAAGATGATCGCTTCCCTAGCGTCATGATTAATTTGATTCTCTCTAATcctgttttatttgttaattgtttCACAATTTTATGCTCTGTGTAAATTGACCATTCCTTTAATTATAACAAACTAATTCGTTATGGTAATTGATAAACTAGATATTCATCactatatttagaaaataaaaaaatcacaatatgACAAACGAATATGTCACTGTTTCCAGGAGAGTTCTAAAAATACAAGCATGCCCACACAAACACAGTGAAGAAAGTAGTTAAGAGGGGGTTTTCCAGTGTAAGACTATAATCTGTAATTGATTTATATCTAACCATACTTGAATTAATATAGTAATGTTTTGATTAGGTAATGTAGAACAGAGACTCTTAGATCCACTTGATCCATGTTCTCATTCATATATGTACtaatctaatttttgtttaacaacttGTCACTTTTTCCTAAAATCATTATTGATAATCCGATTAGTCTCGTAACATTAGTCTTTGTTTGAGCCAAGAATATCTTAAATCTAATCACTAAATTATTATCATGGTAGAGAATCAATTATTTAAAGCCACCTCTCAATAATTTAACATACTGTTCCAAACCAGTGACTAAAAGCATTATGTACATTGTTGAggaaaaaaaaccattacaTTAGATTTAaactacaaagtacaaactatATATTCAAAGCCACTTCTCAATTATTAGCATAATATCCCAATTATGTAAAGCCACCTCTCAATTAATTAAGAGACATTTCCAAACCAGTGgctcaaaaaaattataccttGCTAGGGGACAATATAccaatgtattatttttttttattcacagtatttgtttatttcttttcagATTTTTTGCAGTAAAAAATGACATGGGGGCAACTGGTTACTACTTCTCATGTTCACCATTAACTATTCTTATCATCTACTTTTCATCCTAACTCTCTTGTATGTTATTTCCACTTGtgcaaaaacttgatttcttatagatatatatatacaaattttcatGATACGAGTAACGTATTACAGTACTGTTCTATAgcttttttaaacataattacaaTTAGCACGTTTTGTCTGAATAATGTAAAGAGGAcatactctctctttttttgacATTATAGAGGACGTACTTTGTCTTCTTTAccctatttacttttttttccttttgttaaaaAAGGCTTTACGGCTTTACCCAATACCAATAATGCTACTAAGACATGTGCAATGTAATCAGTTCATTTTACGAATTCAAATCTTGTCTCAAAAGTCGCAGTCTTGGTGCTTGGTAAAAGATTGgataaaacaaaagatgaaaagattGATATGTACATTTGCTAACTTATTAAACGTGGACAGAATCATGAAGTTTCTTGATTTAACATGAACAGAAAAGCTAAATCTAAAGCCGGACGCGAAAAAAAGCATCTGCTCTCTTTGGATATCGAATATACCCACCTTTCTCTATCCATGGCCGATCCCATCTCTGTCTTTAACTAGTTTGGTCAACCAAATAAATTGTAGTGTAACTGATCTCTTAccttttttcataaaatttctgAACTGATTTGCTAGTTGATTAAGTAGTACTAGTATAACCTTTAACATCCTAGATATAAAGTTGTAACTTTATgaaatattgtatattttattacGAGTAAACTAATTTTAAAGCAACTAAAAGCTCTAGAAGATAGTAACTTTTTCTTTGTAGTTTCTAACGAGTACATATATAGGTAAATCCCCACTCTAGCGACTATATTTTAAACGATGAATTTGATTGGAAATGAAACTTTCACTGTTTGAATAAACGTCTAAGTAATCTAGACAGCCTAACGGTTTAGCGGTCTAGACAATATATAGGCAGTTAAACAAACAATCCAAATCAAAGCTATGTATGAACTAGTAAGTATTAACAAACATTTAAcataaagacaaaacaaaacactcaGAATCATGGTAGTTTAAAAAAGAAGAGTAATATGAGATTCTATCACAATATTGTTATGGAAgtaatgaacaaatacaactacATAATCTTTTGAGTAAACACTATCGAAATCCTAATCCGTATAATTCCCACATACAAAGGAAATGACTGTAATAAATAAACAGGCTTTGATAGATGGGCATTGATAAGATCATGCACTAAATCTATCCaggagatgaaagaaaaaaaaaaaaaaaagaggacttGAGGTTCTAATCACCTCATCTGCTAGACTCTTGTGTCTCTCCATACATCTCTATTGCTTCGAGTGAGAGAATAATCTAGTTGCAGGAGGGACGATAAAAGCGCGAAACAATAAGTTACCATTTGGTTACTGTACCTCAAATGTCACTTACTAATCACCTCCTTCCTCCACGTTGTCCTGGTCTTGGACCTGGGTTTCTGGAAAATTGTAGCCGCAAAATCTTGGAATCAGGTTCGTCTTCATCCATTCGATAGTCTGTCAAACATATAGTTGCATCAGTTAAATCAGAGGACGAGTGTTGTCTTGCATCAGGACAACATCAAACTTTGATGCAGTATATGATTTTGCATAGTGTTTATAACTGAGATATAGATAGTAGTATCCACTTATCCAGAAacaaatgcaaaacaaacacaatatgTGTTGGACTAATTATTTGTAGTCCCCTAAGTAGAGAGCATCACAGTTACCTTGCAAGGCGCTGAGTGCAGTTGCTGCACATGCAGGgctttcaaaatcaacaaaacaaagaacaatagGATCTCCATTCCTCTGCATAAAACCccttaaaagtcaatattaatGAAATTTTGGGACCAACTGTTTCAATGATGCTTCAAGTTGAAACCAATGAATCTTACTCTAACGTGTTTTGAATCTTTGGTCACAAGTCTCACTTCCCTATATCCCACGAAAGGCCGAAATATATCTAGACTTTAATTAAGGACAGTGAACAGCTCAAGCATTCTTTTAAGTAACGACATCAATATTGGTATTAAGAACTTCTGTAATGAGTCATTAGATAGGATACGGGACACTTCTCTTCTTGAGCAATTAGAAGGAAGTCCTTCAACATATAGAGTGTTGGATACATCATGAGGTAGAGACTGCAGTTTGCGGCTCGGCCTACCAACTGAATCCAACTGACCATGACCCATATCTCGACCATTTGGCCTAAAATCTGGAGGCAAAAGGCCACTACGCCCACCCATAGTTGGACCAGGCATCATATTGTTACCCCCTGGTCTTCCCATGCCAACACCATTATATGGATCAGCTTCCTCAGACGGCACAGAAGGCGTTTGCTACAAAACAGGGGAAAAAGGTTTCAGTTTTCACATGAAAAGAAGAACGAAAAAGAGCCCAGACATTAAAATAAGTGGATCAAGGATTCTACCATACTCTGCAGGTACCGGTCATAAGCTGATCCAATCGTTCTAGTATCCGTCACAGAATGAGGGATACCTCGATCCTCCTCATTCCGTGAAAAATAGCTGTGCCTATCATGGCCTGAAGGCATCACAGACGGTGGTGGACCTTCTACAAGGAGAATAACAAGacaaattcaaactcaaaactcaaacttCCAAACATATGACTAACCTATAAACAGAAACATAGAGTACACAGGATACAAAGGCAGCTCATACACACAACTCAACCTTTtagtaaaaaagaagagattttgcTGTCAAAGGCAAAGAGGCAATATTGAGGTGAAAAGTGTGTTCAATGTCTACATGAGTATCAGCACAAAAATGCCCACTAACACGAAGAACCTTAAAGAGATACGAatccaaattataaaaacagcTCCTTGAAGTTCTAACATGTAAAATCACAGAACTGGATTTGAGCTTACCGAAGTCAGAACGGGGACGTTTCGGAGGACCACTGTGATGGGTCGACGAAATTGGAGGCAGGTACTGTCTCTGCTTCTGGTTCCAGTACCCATCTGCCATTGACGGCGacggaaacaaaacaaatcgaGAAATCACAAGACTTAAATTAAGGGAATCCCTGATTTCAAAAATTAGGGCTTTTGATCGCAGTATACTAGGTCCGAATCGATCAAAACTCTCCTCAGCTTCTTGCTTCCTTCTTCTACAGATCGGAATTttctcaatttcaatttcagtttCGAAGTTTTTTTCTGGTTCTTTCGCtttcggagaagaagaagtgaatgATCCGAATCTAAgtgacccgacccgtttttaaTAAAACCCGATCTATCTTCTCGCGCTAATTTAACGGGCCTGTAAACTCATATTAATCCATTGGCCCATGCTtatcaaaattcataaattGTTACTGAGCTGGACC
Coding sequences within:
- the LOC104740830 gene encoding nuclear speckle RNA-binding protein B, producing MADGYWNQKQRQYLPPISSTHHSGPPKRPRSDFEGPPPSVMPSGHDRHSYFSRNEEDRGIPHSVTDTRTIGSAYDRYLQSMQTPSVPSEEADPYNGVGMGRPGGNNMMPGPTMGGRSGLLPPDFRPNGRDMGHGQLDSVGRPSRKLQSLPHDVSNTLYVEGLPSNCSRREVSHIFRPFVGYREVRLVTKDSKHRNGDPIVLCFVDFESPACAATALSALQDYRMDEDEPDSKILRLQFSRNPGPRPGQRGGRR